The following are encoded in a window of Chitinophagaceae bacterium genomic DNA:
- a CDS encoding DUF3810 domain-containing protein, translated as MKFKKSLLLTLLLLALAVSIHLFSLDPARVESRYSNGIYPQISRVLRYLLGWIPFSFGDILYGAAILWLIIRLGKGIRAVLKRRVSVQSFLAGTGYAFNVLLVIYISFNFLWGINYNRAGIASQLGLKMEKYSTDDLKKINALLLEKVNGSKQMMLDGRINYPSKKELFSRVTHAYKQAQTIYPFMQYDPVSLKPSLWSWLGNYMGFTGYYNPFTGEAQVNTLVPEFLQPFTTSHEVAHQLGYAKEMEANFVGYLAAASSNDKLLHYSVYLDLFMYSNRNLFETDSLASKQFRKQLAPEVQEDLKAWKKFYLRHRNPIEPVWRWIYGVYLKRNQQPQGVLSYDEVTGFLIAYYKKTGKI; from the coding sequence ATGAAGTTCAAAAAATCCCTGTTGCTTACCCTTTTGCTGCTTGCTTTGGCGGTCTCGATCCATCTTTTTTCCCTTGACCCTGCACGGGTGGAAAGCCGGTATTCAAACGGTATTTACCCGCAGATAAGCCGGGTTTTAAGGTACCTGCTGGGTTGGATCCCGTTCAGCTTCGGGGATATCCTGTATGGGGCAGCCATCTTATGGCTTATCATACGGTTGGGTAAGGGCATACGGGCTGTTCTTAAAAGAAGGGTCTCGGTTCAAAGCTTCCTGGCAGGAACGGGCTATGCGTTTAACGTGCTATTGGTCATCTACATCAGTTTTAACTTTCTTTGGGGCATCAATTATAACCGGGCAGGCATAGCAAGCCAGCTGGGGCTGAAGATGGAAAAATATTCTACAGATGACCTGAAGAAGATCAATGCCCTGCTGCTGGAAAAAGTGAACGGGTCGAAGCAAATGATGCTGGATGGCAGGATCAACTATCCCTCAAAAAAAGAATTATTCTCCCGGGTCACCCATGCGTATAAACAGGCACAAACAATTTACCCGTTCATGCAGTACGATCCTGTTTCGCTGAAACCTTCTTTGTGGAGCTGGCTGGGGAACTACATGGGTTTTACGGGTTACTATAATCCCTTTACCGGCGAAGCGCAGGTGAATACCCTGGTGCCGGAATTCCTGCAACCGTTCACCACCAGCCATGAAGTGGCGCACCAGCTGGGTTATGCCAAAGAGATGGAGGCAAATTTTGTGGGTTACCTGGCTGCGGCTTCTTCCAACGATAAACTGCTGCATTATTCTGTTTACCTCGACCTGTTCATGTACAGCAACCGGAATCTTTTTGAAACAGATTCCCTGGCTTCCAAACAATTCCGCAAACAACTGGCGCCCGAAGTGCAGGAAGACCTGAAAGCGTGGAAGAAATTCTATCTCCGCCACCGGAATCCCATTGAGCCGGTGTGGCGGTGGATCTATGGTGTTTATTTAAAACGTAACCAGCAACCGCAGGGCG
- the rpmF gene encoding 50S ribosomal protein L32: protein MPNPKRRHSQQRSAKRRTHYKATEPTLSVDKTTGETHVRHRAHVSEGKLYYKGKLVAEKAPLKA, encoded by the coding sequence ATGCCAAATCCAAAAAGGCGCCACTCACAGCAACGCAGTGCAAAAAGAAGGACGCATTACAAGGCTACCGAACCAACGTTGAGTGTTGACAAAACAACCGGTGAAACACATGTACGCCACCGTGCCCATGTAAGCGAAGGAAAATTATACTACAAAGGAAAATTAGTGGCTGAAAAAGCTCCGCTTAAAGCATAA
- a CDS encoding gliding motility-associated C-terminal domain-containing protein, translated as MIIPNSCYIAVPNAFTPNGDGLNDFLYPLNAYKATELKFRVYNRFGQLLFETSDWTKKWDGNFKGQGVDPATYVWILQYTHSETGKRVEQKGTTILIR; from the coding sequence ATAATAATACCCAACAGCTGTTATATAGCTGTACCCAATGCATTCACGCCCAACGGCGACGGGCTGAATGATTTCCTGTACCCGCTTAATGCGTACAAGGCCACAGAACTGAAGTTCAGGGTTTACAACCGTTTTGGCCAGTTGCTGTTTGAAACAAGTGACTGGACAAAAAAATGGGACGGCAATTTCAAGGGGCAAGGCGTTGACCCGGCCACCTATGTGTGGATACTGCAGTATACCCATAGTGAAACGGGTAAACGGGTGGAGCAGAAGGGAACGACGATTTTAATACGATGA
- the plsX gene encoding phosphate acyltransferase PlsX, which yields MNIGLDMMGGDFAPLEAVKGAAEFLASAADNIHLTLIGDEEKIKEHLKDHPIPAGKYSIVHAAQVIGMNEHPTRALKEKQRSSIAIGFHLLAGGKTDAFISAGNTGAMMVGSLFSIKAIEGVLRPTIGAYMPRENGSLGLLVDVGLNADCKPENLNQFAILGSLFAKHILNFDEPRVGLVNLGEEEGKGNILAQATYPLLKENKQINFVGNIEGRDILLNKADVLVCEGFTGNVVLKLAESIYDIVKRRNIHDEHFDRFNFEQYGGVPVLGVAKPVIIGHGISHAMAFKNMIRIASRMLEIDLMGKMKASFLEQA from the coding sequence ATGAATATTGGTCTGGACATGATGGGTGGCGACTTTGCCCCGCTGGAAGCGGTAAAAGGCGCCGCTGAGTTCTTAGCGTCTGCTGCTGACAATATTCATCTTACGCTGATCGGCGATGAGGAAAAGATAAAAGAACATCTTAAAGATCATCCCATACCCGCCGGTAAATACAGCATCGTTCATGCCGCACAGGTGATCGGAATGAATGAACATCCCACCCGGGCTTTAAAGGAAAAACAGCGATCTTCCATCGCCATCGGTTTTCACCTGCTGGCAGGCGGAAAAACAGATGCGTTCATCAGTGCCGGCAATACCGGGGCCATGATGGTGGGCTCCCTCTTCAGCATCAAAGCCATTGAAGGGGTACTGCGGCCCACCATTGGTGCTTACATGCCCCGCGAGAACGGCAGCCTGGGCCTGTTGGTTGATGTGGGCCTGAACGCCGACTGCAAACCCGAGAACCTGAACCAGTTTGCCATACTCGGTTCTTTATTTGCCAAACACATCCTCAATTTTGACGAACCCAGGGTAGGATTGGTGAACCTGGGCGAAGAAGAGGGCAAAGGAAATATCCTGGCACAGGCAACCTATCCTTTATTGAAAGAGAACAAACAGATAAATTTTGTTGGCAACATAGAAGGCCGGGATATTTTATTGAACAAGGCCGATGTGCTTGTTTGTGAGGGTTTCACCGGCAACGTGGTATTGAAACTTGCCGAAAGTATTTACGATATTGTAAAGCGCCGCAACATCCACGATGAACATTTCGACCGTTTTAATTTTGAACAATACGGCGGCGTTCCTGTACTGGGCGTGGCCAAACCCGTCATCATCGGCCACGGCATCTCCCACGCCATGGCATTCAAGAATATGATACGCATTGCATCCCGCATGCTGGAGATCGACCTGATGGGAAAGATGAAGGCAAGTTTCCTGGAGCAGGCATAA
- a CDS encoding alpha/beta hydrolase, producing the protein MKPSFLLVFILSAGLSYAQPSNEKGKPFILGLVDELPSTILAEKRVLNIYLPEGYAQNDTARYPVVYLLDGSADEDFIHITGLYQFNNFSWINRVPKSIIVGIANVDRERDFSYPASIAENKKNYPNAGGSEKFIAFLEKELQPYIAKKYRTARSRTIIGQSLGGLLATEILLKKPALFDQYIIISPSLWWDNGSLLKLKPAPVDARTGVYIGVGKEGLGPGTIPHVMEVDANILADKLRTEAKNLTVHFDYLPQEDHATVSHQAVFNALRLFVPGGSR; encoded by the coding sequence ATGAAACCGTCTTTTCTTTTGGTCTTTATCTTATCCGCCGGCCTTTCATACGCCCAGCCTTCCAACGAAAAGGGTAAACCATTCATCCTCGGCCTGGTGGACGAACTGCCCTCAACCATACTGGCAGAAAAGCGGGTACTGAATATTTATCTTCCCGAAGGCTATGCCCAGAACGATACAGCCAGGTACCCCGTGGTTTATTTACTGGATGGTTCGGCGGATGAGGACTTTATCCATATAACCGGGCTTTACCAGTTCAACAATTTTTCCTGGATCAACCGGGTGCCAAAATCCATCATCGTGGGCATCGCCAACGTTGACCGGGAAAGGGATTTCAGTTATCCCGCCAGCATTGCAGAAAATAAAAAGAATTATCCCAATGCCGGTGGCTCGGAAAAGTTCATCGCCTTCCTTGAAAAAGAACTGCAACCTTATATAGCAAAGAAGTACAGAACAGCCCGGTCCAGAACCATCATCGGGCAATCACTCGGCGGCCTGCTGGCAACGGAGATCTTATTAAAGAAGCCGGCACTGTTCGATCAATACATCATCATTAGTCCGAGCCTCTGGTGGGACAATGGTTCCCTGCTGAAACTAAAACCGGCACCGGTTGATGCCAGGACCGGCGTGTACATCGGCGTGGGCAAAGAAGGATTGGGACCGGGCACCATCCCGCATGTGATGGAAGTGGATGCAAACATACTGGCAGACAAACTGAGAACGGAAGCCAAAAACCTTACCGTTCATTTTGATTACCTGCCCCAGGAGGACCATGCCACGGTTTCCCACCAGGCTGTATTCAATGCGCTGCGGCTTTTTGTACCCGGGGGCAGCAGATAA
- a CDS encoding DUF1905 domain-containing protein, whose protein sequence is MVSFSTTILKFDRQGEKTGWTYIVIPATVAKKLNPGVKRSYRVKGKLDAYKIEKTALIPMGEGDFIIPINAAIRKGLGKRKGATVKVQLEIDHSPILPPGELIECLKDEPEAYKYFNSLPQSHRNYFTKWIGSAKTEPTKIKRIALVIKTMVRKMDFGAMLREERDERRRSGK, encoded by the coding sequence ATGGTCTCATTCAGTACCACCATATTGAAATTCGACAGGCAGGGAGAAAAGACCGGCTGGACATACATTGTTATCCCGGCAACCGTTGCCAAAAAATTAAACCCCGGTGTAAAGAGGTCATATCGTGTAAAGGGCAAATTAGATGCGTATAAAATTGAAAAGACAGCACTGATCCCGATGGGTGAAGGTGATTTCATCATTCCCATCAATGCCGCCATACGCAAAGGCCTGGGCAAAAGAAAAGGAGCCACTGTTAAAGTACAACTCGAAATTGATCATTCGCCCATATTGCCACCCGGCGAACTGATCGAATGTTTGAAGGATGAACCCGAAGCATACAAGTATTTTAATTCCCTTCCGCAAAGCCACCGCAATTATTTCACCAAATGGATCGGATCGGCAAAAACAGAACCCACCAAAATAAAAAGAATAGCGTTGGTGATAAAGACCATGGTACGCAAAATGGACTTTGGCGCAATGCTGCGGGAGGAACGGGATGAGCGGAGGAGATCAGGAAAGTGA
- a CDS encoding PKD domain-containing protein, giving the protein MTPDKAIPVCGTSVFHQDQVTNCDGPNVAQTGCSIGITSSSSFWYKFTCYQTGTLGFLISGISSTDDYDWVLFDITGRNPNDVFSNPALAISINLYGAGSGPAPFPESPTGCRAGASGNVHCEGSANGNTPFNAMPTITTGRDYLLMVTNWTRSTTGYDLTFTGGSASITDPKEPHLLSAKAACDGTTTTIKMNKRMKCNSLTGTGSEFTITPPLANVTAATGFGCTTGFDMDSLTLTLDAPLPPGNYTITIQNGTDGNTIRDNCDRNIPAGESIPLIVYPLLPTPMDSLTKPGCSPDEIQLVFRKNIKCSTIAANGSDFVVTLLSGTTPVTVTGASGNCSADGLTSLIKVQLSAPIQTKGTYEIRLVTGSDGNTIGDECNQFTPAGSVLNFNTKDTVNADFTYNIQIGCQRDTINYFHDGRNEVNVWKWNFDNLRRSTLQNPSIIYATFGQKQTQLIVSNGVCSDTSAVVPIFLDNELNAAFETNAVLCPNEQAQFKDNSIGNIVSWSWDFGNGNTSNLQSPPAQSYLAASATRTVFPRLIVQNNYGCFDTATQK; this is encoded by the coding sequence ATGACCCCGGATAAAGCCATTCCTGTTTGCGGAACATCCGTATTTCACCAGGACCAGGTGACCAATTGCGATGGACCTAATGTTGCCCAGACTGGTTGTTCCATAGGCATTACTTCGAGCAGTTCCTTCTGGTATAAGTTCACCTGTTATCAAACGGGCACTTTGGGATTTCTGATCAGCGGTATTTCAAGTACAGATGATTATGATTGGGTGCTGTTTGATATCACGGGGCGTAATCCAAATGATGTTTTTTCGAACCCGGCCCTGGCGATCTCTATCAATCTTTATGGGGCAGGCAGCGGACCTGCGCCATTTCCTGAATCACCTACCGGTTGCAGGGCAGGCGCTTCAGGAAATGTTCACTGCGAAGGATCGGCCAATGGAAATACGCCTTTCAATGCTATGCCAACGATCACAACCGGGCGTGATTATCTGCTCATGGTCACAAACTGGACAAGGAGTACAACTGGATACGATCTTACTTTTACAGGAGGCAGCGCAAGTATCACCGATCCGAAGGAACCCCACCTGTTAAGTGCAAAAGCCGCCTGCGATGGAACCACCACCACCATCAAGATGAACAAGCGGATGAAATGCAACAGCCTTACCGGTACCGGCTCCGAATTTACCATCACTCCTCCATTGGCGAATGTGACCGCTGCCACCGGATTTGGATGTACTACCGGCTTTGATATGGATTCACTGACACTAACACTGGATGCGCCGCTGCCTCCCGGAAATTATACCATCACCATACAAAACGGAACCGATGGCAATACCATCCGGGATAACTGCGACCGTAATATTCCCGCAGGGGAAAGTATTCCGTTGATCGTATACCCGTTGCTGCCAACACCAATGGACAGTCTTACCAAACCCGGATGCAGTCCTGATGAGATCCAGCTGGTTTTCCGGAAAAATATAAAATGCAGTACCATTGCGGCCAACGGAAGTGATTTTGTGGTGACCCTGCTTTCGGGTACAACACCGGTTACTGTTACCGGTGCATCGGGTAATTGTTCAGCAGACGGATTGACATCCCTCATTAAAGTACAATTGTCGGCACCCATACAAACAAAAGGTACCTACGAGATACGCCTGGTAACCGGCAGTGACGGGAATACCATCGGCGATGAATGCAACCAGTTCACCCCGGCAGGTTCTGTGCTGAATTTTAATACAAAGGATACAGTGAATGCGGATTTCACCTACAACATACAGATTGGTTGCCAGCGTGACACCATCAATTATTTCCACGATGGAAGAAATGAAGTGAATGTATGGAAATGGAATTTTGATAACCTGCGGCGGAGTACGTTGCAGAATCCCTCCATCATATATGCAACGTTCGGACAGAAACAAACCCAACTGATCGTTTCCAACGGCGTGTGCAGCGATACCAGCGCTGTGGTACCCATATTCCTGGATAATGAACTGAACGCTGCTTTTGAAACAAACGCGGTGCTGTGCCCCAATGAACAGGCGCAATTCAAAGACAACAGCATCGGCAATATCGTTTCCTGGAGCTGGGATTTCGGGAATGGCAATACCAGCAACCTGCAGTCACCGCCGGCGCAATCGTACCTGGCGGCTTCCGCAACGAGAACTGTTTTTCCAAGACTGATTGTTCAGAATAATTATGGCTGTTTTGATACGGCCACACAAAAATAA
- a CDS encoding sulfurtransferase yields MSQQMPPLIKPGELLLLYRTKEIILIDASPGNPSKERYKEKHLDRALYVDLDTQLAAIKPDAANGGRHPLPAPEQFSGTLSSLGITPTSHVVVYDEKNGSNAAARFWWMLRSAGHSKVQVLDGGFEAAVKAGFPLSSKTELPAQTGTYRFEKWLLPLADIDEVDKVRLNKDFLVVDVRDHERFIGAKEPIDLIAGHIPGAVNIPFSSNLDPDGSYLLPEELRRKYAEAFAGVKPENIIVHCGSGVTACHTLLALDHAGIPMPKLYVGSWSEWSRNDRPIATIANDQK; encoded by the coding sequence ATGAGCCAGCAAATGCCACCCCTTATTAAACCAGGCGAATTGCTCTTATTGTACCGCACAAAAGAGATCATCCTTATTGATGCAAGCCCGGGCAACCCTTCAAAAGAACGGTATAAGGAAAAGCACCTGGACCGGGCATTGTATGTTGACCTGGATACGCAACTGGCAGCAATAAAACCGGATGCAGCAAATGGAGGCAGGCATCCCCTTCCAGCCCCGGAACAATTTTCCGGAACATTAAGCAGTCTTGGCATAACCCCAACAAGTCACGTAGTGGTTTATGATGAGAAAAACGGATCAAATGCAGCGGCCCGGTTTTGGTGGATGCTCAGGTCAGCCGGGCATAGTAAGGTACAGGTACTTGACGGCGGTTTTGAAGCAGCCGTGAAAGCCGGGTTCCCGCTCAGTTCAAAGACAGAACTGCCTGCACAGACCGGTACATACCGTTTTGAAAAATGGCTGCTTCCGTTAGCGGATATCGATGAGGTGGATAAAGTCCGGCTGAATAAAGATTTCCTGGTGGTGGATGTACGGGATCATGAACGGTTCATTGGAGCAAAGGAGCCGATCGATCTTATTGCCGGACATATCCCGGGTGCGGTCAATATTCCTTTCAGCAGCAACCTGGACCCGGATGGTTCTTACTTACTGCCGGAAGAACTGCGTAGAAAATATGCGGAAGCATTTGCAGGAGTGAAACCGGAAAATATCATAGTGCATTGCGGTTCTGGTGTAACGGCCTGTCATACACTTCTGGCATTGGACCATGCCGGCATCCCGATGCCGAAACTATACGTGGGTTCCTGGAGTGAGTGGTCGAGAAATGACCGGCCGATAGCAACAATAGCCAACGATCAAAAATAA
- a CDS encoding DUF177 domain-containing protein, giving the protein MAGKRAFEIAFVGLKPGIHEFSYEVDDKFFAERGNPDFNHCQANIKLQLDKKSSFMLLKFEIGGKADVTCDRCGNPLKMDIWDEFNMLVKLVENPDEMNEQEEDPDVFYISRNESHIDVGNWIYEFVLLSFPLQKMCSEEEMGGPQCNREVLEKLKAMEVKQQEDNANQLWKGLEQFKKAKKERTKK; this is encoded by the coding sequence ATGGCGGGTAAACGGGCATTTGAGATAGCATTTGTAGGGTTGAAACCGGGTATCCATGAGTTCAGTTACGAGGTGGACGACAAGTTCTTTGCTGAAAGGGGAAACCCGGACTTCAACCATTGCCAGGCAAATATCAAGTTGCAGCTCGACAAAAAAAGCAGTTTCATGCTGCTTAAATTTGAGATCGGCGGCAAAGCGGATGTTACCTGCGACCGTTGCGGCAATCCCCTGAAGATGGACATCTGGGACGAGTTCAACATGCTGGTGAAGCTGGTGGAGAACCCCGACGAGATGAATGAACAGGAAGAAGACCCGGATGTGTTCTATATCTCCCGGAACGAAAGTCATATTGACGTGGGTAACTGGATATATGAATTCGTGCTGCTGAGTTTTCCTTTACAGAAAATGTGCAGTGAAGAAGAGATGGGCGGGCCGCAATGCAACAGGGAAGTGCTGGAAAAACTGAAAGCCATGGAAGTAAAACAGCAGGAGGACAATGCCAACCAGCTTTGGAAAGGACTGGAGCAGTTCAAAAAAGCAAAGAAGGAAAGGACCAAAAAGTAA
- a CDS encoding TonB-dependent receptor: MKTIFLLVTALLLSAMLTAQNKPGKILGTIINPDKKPVESATIQLLKADSKALVKAAITDKAGNFSFERIAEGKYIVSTSASGFSKKMSEVVEITAAKPDVELASIELSSQAKAMEGVTVVAQKPFIEQKLDRTVVNVEASPTNAGATALEVLEKSPGVSVDNDGNISLKGKQGVIIMMDGKQTYLSGADLANVLRNMPASALDQIEIMSNPSAKYDASGNSGLINIKTKKSKTKGSNGSITLGNTSGLFRKDGKEEILWKPTVSVNYNYKKNKVNFFTNLVYNYREGRGALDITSRYYENEKQLDSINKVNTSFRFRNNNYTLKLGMDYTPNKKNSFGIVLNGFLFAGRPTPTTNTTFSTLDGTIFSRLNSKTINELSWKNFSTNLNYKHTFDTTGTEITLDLDYAHYKNVSDQLLSTGFFDGNFNQTSDSMYLRGHLPSGINIYSIKSDFTKPFRNGLRLEAGIKSSYVKSDNLVDYVRKSGSNWVPDSRNNHFIYDENVNAAYINASREFNKKWNVQTGLRLENTNTKGVQVSDNSTVKRNYVSLFPSAFVSYTVNAKNMLTVSASRRLQRPNYQDLNPFTFFLDSLSFRQGNPYLTPQFSWNYELKHTYNGKITSTLNYTATNDVISQIIKRRKGSNNEIVGFLTIDNIARFTNIGLAISAPVKVAKWWNVNLYGNVYRNHYQGTYISIENNQSNVVDLDISFTSFSFNVNNSFTLGKGWIAELSGWYNYKNVQQLSLNNPMGQMNIGLAKNNLLKGKASLRINARDPFGWQRYSGLTRYGNVDISIRNRWDNRQYGINFTYRFGKQQGQSRRKSATEEEQQRVGAGS, translated from the coding sequence ATGAAAACAATTTTTCTCCTGGTAACGGCATTGCTGTTATCGGCAATGCTCACCGCACAGAACAAGCCCGGCAAGATACTGGGCACCATCATCAACCCGGATAAAAAACCGGTGGAGTCTGCCACCATCCAGTTATTAAAGGCCGATAGCAAGGCACTGGTGAAGGCAGCCATCACCGATAAGGCCGGTAATTTTTCCTTTGAAAGGATCGCCGAAGGAAAGTACATCGTCAGCACATCGGCATCGGGCTTTTCAAAAAAGATGAGTGAGGTGGTGGAGATCACCGCGGCCAAACCCGATGTGGAACTGGCATCCATCGAACTGAGCAGCCAGGCAAAAGCAATGGAAGGCGTGACCGTGGTTGCACAAAAACCTTTTATTGAACAGAAACTCGACCGCACCGTGGTGAACGTTGAAGCATCTCCCACCAATGCAGGCGCCACTGCCCTGGAAGTGCTGGAAAAATCTCCCGGCGTTAGCGTGGACAACGACGGCAACATCAGCCTGAAGGGAAAACAGGGTGTCATCATCATGATGGATGGGAAACAAACCTATCTCTCCGGCGCCGACCTTGCCAATGTATTACGCAACATGCCGGCATCGGCATTGGACCAGATCGAGATCATGAGCAACCCATCTGCAAAATATGATGCATCGGGAAATTCAGGGCTCATCAACATCAAAACAAAGAAAAGCAAGACCAAAGGCTCCAACGGAAGCATTACCCTGGGCAACACCAGCGGGCTGTTCCGCAAGGACGGAAAAGAAGAGATACTGTGGAAGCCCACCGTTTCGGTGAACTATAATTACAAAAAGAATAAAGTAAACTTCTTTACAAATCTTGTTTACAATTACCGGGAAGGAAGAGGGGCGCTTGACATCACCAGCCGCTATTACGAGAATGAGAAGCAACTCGACAGCATCAATAAGGTGAATACCTCGTTCCGCTTCCGGAATAATAATTACACCCTGAAACTGGGCATGGATTATACCCCCAACAAGAAGAATTCATTCGGCATCGTGCTGAACGGGTTTTTATTTGCCGGCCGCCCTACCCCAACCACCAATACCACGTTCTCCACGCTGGACGGAACCATATTCTCCCGGTTGAACTCAAAAACGATCAACGAACTGAGCTGGAAGAATTTCAGCACCAACCTTAATTACAAACATACATTCGACACTACCGGAACGGAGATCACGCTTGACCTGGATTATGCCCACTACAAGAATGTGTCTGACCAGTTGCTGAGCACAGGCTTCTTCGACGGAAATTTTAACCAGACATCCGATTCAATGTACCTGCGTGGTCACCTGCCGTCCGGTATCAACATCTATTCCATCAAATCTGATTTCACAAAACCATTTAGGAACGGTTTAAGGCTGGAAGCAGGTATCAAATCAAGCTATGTGAAATCGGATAACCTGGTTGATTATGTCCGCAAGTCGGGCAGCAACTGGGTACCCGATTCACGGAACAACCATTTCATTTACGACGAGAATGTGAATGCAGCATATATCAATGCAAGCAGGGAGTTCAATAAAAAATGGAATGTGCAGACCGGTCTGCGCCTGGAGAACACCAATACAAAGGGTGTACAGGTATCAGATAATTCAACCGTTAAGCGCAACTATGTAAGCTTATTCCCCTCTGCATTTGTTAGCTATACCGTGAATGCAAAGAACATGCTGACCGTTTCTGCCAGCAGGAGGTTGCAGCGCCCCAATTACCAGGACCTGAACCCGTTCACTTTCTTCCTCGATTCACTGAGTTTCCGCCAGGGTAACCCATACCTCACGCCGCAGTTCTCCTGGAACTATGAACTGAAGCATACATACAATGGTAAGATCACCAGCACCCTGAATTATACAGCTACCAATGATGTGATCTCGCAGATCATAAAACGGAGGAAGGGAAGCAATAACGAGATCGTCGGTTTCCTTACCATCGACAACATCGCCAGATTCACCAACATAGGCCTGGCCATCAGTGCCCCGGTGAAAGTAGCAAAGTGGTGGAACGTGAACCTCTATGGCAATGTGTACCGCAACCATTACCAGGGCACGTACATTTCCATTGAAAACAACCAGTCGAATGTGGTTGACCTCGACATTTCCTTTACCTCGTTCAGCTTTAATGTAAACAACAGCTTTACCCTGGGCAAAGGATGGATCGCAGAACTGAGCGGCTGGTACAATTATAAAAATGTACAGCAGCTATCGCTGAACAACCCGATGGGCCAGATGAACATCGGCCTGGCAAAAAATAATTTACTGAAAGGAAAAGCCAGTCTCCGCATAAATGCACGAGACCCCTTTGGCTGGCAGCGTTACAGCGGGCTTACCCGGTACGGCAATGTGGACATATCCATCCGCAACCGCTGGGACAACCGGCAATACGGCATAAACTTTACCTACCGCTTTGGAAAGCAGCAGGGACAGAGCCGCCGCAAATCTGCCACCGAAGAAGAACAACAGAGAGTGGGTGCAGGAAGCTAA